A segment of the Necator americanus strain Aroian chromosome IV, whole genome shotgun sequence genome:
GCGCTTTGTAACCATGTATTCACGTCATCTGCGTTGTCTAGGAACCTCCATTAGAAACTTGGTTCTAGTTTATGGATAGAAGTGCACCCCTTAGAGGTATAAAGAGAAGTTATGGACGTTATTTTCACGAAAACTCTCGTAACTGTTCTTTAAAAGCAGCTGCCGGTGTAATTTCTGAAGTTGGGGAAGAGAGAGATAGTAACGTCGAACTCTCCCTTTAAACTGTGAGCAATTAGTTTTTATCTGTTACAGACTATTAGACTACAGGTTATCTTATTCGTTTCATGCTCTTTTGTTAGTTAACTGTCAATGTATTCGTCACTACTCTCTTTAATATTTGGACAATTTATATTTTAGCACTTTGTGTTTAACTAGTTCAAACCGTTTATTCTTCAGGTGCAGAGTTATTGGACAAAATAAAGTGTCGTTGCACTTCACTGTCGAAATGTATTGTGATTattgacgatttttttcaggtttcaCGGCTAGTCCAGGGTCACTTGTTCGGACTTGGTTCGTCACTCTCACTTTCGCAATCCGCACATAAATTGGAAGATTTAGATAGGGAAAAAGAAGTTGTCGCTGTCAGTTAGTCTAATGAAGCTCtactttttctggttttcaaTGTACTTTTGTTTGTATACAAATTCCTATGCGTTTTCATGAAGTTTCACTGAGCAAATTTTGCATGTGCACTGCCGTTATAGTACTGTTCTGATACCGTATGTGCTACAGATGTATGTTAGAGTGCTAATGCACTTTTTGTTTGCTACATGTCACTGCCTATGCTCTTGACATAAGCAAACAAAGGTGTTTGTCGCAGAGAATTGATGGATCATTGTATACGCCGACAATTCCGGTTCTTAgttgttaatttttatgaGATCTCTAGCcgttttctgtcttttttttctgtacaagGAACATGGGGTTATTTTTGGTAGGTCTCCGCATAGTGACTGCCTAATGAGAAGTATTCGaactattttttgaagtaatgcATCGAAATGTTTTCATTCGTCACGGTGTAATACTTGTTATTGATATGCTTCTTCAAAGCGGTATGCGTAAAACACTTGATCTTggtggacttttttttgctgcaattaTATGTGGTCTGTCCTCCACAGTGCAGTGTTCCTCGCTCCTGATGCTTTTGATATTCGTATATCGTTGTGATTTGTGATTATTTAATCATAATACATATTTCTCTTCGAAGCTTCAAAGAGATGCCTTCTAATAGTCAACGGAAGCACACCATTTCTAATAAGGTGAGGAAGCGTCCAGGAAAAGATCTTGATCAAATACATGAAGATTTGAAGCCAAACAAAGCAGCAAAATTACTCAGGCAGGAGGTATTGTTGTTACGTTTGAGAGAGGGGCATCGCTTTCGACTGTAGGCAGTGATTTTGGTCTGTTCCAGGTTGATTTTGATTTACCTGGAGACGGTCAGTTCTATTGCATCGAATGTGAACGATATTTTATTGATGGGAAGACTAGGAGTGATCATCGAAAGTCAAAAGTTGGTGGTTCAATTCCATATGGTTTTGTATCGGGCGTTGCAATGGAGTATCACTCTTCGCTATGCTGCCTCAGGTGTTATATGCTGTTAACAGAACGTGTAGCAAGTGATTATCCGATGCGGGTgggaacattttttcaataaagaatTCCCACGAAGTTCCTAGTGTTTTCCCTGAACATGGGAACGgagaataaaaaggataaaatcactggcgtatcaatccacttcttgtgcgccaacgcgtttttactggaattcgtaaccgttgaggttttggaacgccaGGTGTAGGATCCAGCAAAAGTTTATTTGCTGGATCCTACACCTATTCGCCTCTACAGCACCAATTCACCTGATTAAAGAGTTATGATTGGAACAAAGTCCAGTTTCTGCAAACAGAAATACATCCATGCAACATGCgttcaaataaaattgttttacAATACCATTCGTCCGGAGTTGAGATTTATCAGCCTTTTTCAAAGATATCATTTCTGTTCAGCTTACTATCTGTGAACTTGCGAAGTTGATGTAGTGATTAGGAAAACACTGGTTGAATCAAAGCAGGTGATAATTTTTACCACAACAGTGATGATCGTGTTATTTGGATTCCCTGGACgaagcaaaataaacaaagaaaagtttcAGCTTAAATAAAGGTCTCCATTCTGTGAGGATTATACAGTGACCTTCTATTTTGCCTGTTATATGTAGAGGAGGAACTAGCTATGTCCATAATAAACTCCAACGACTTAACTATGCATATGTTATggttatataatatatttagtTGCACAAAAATCGCGTTCGATCTCTAAAAGAAGTTCCATATTCCATGAAAGAAGCTGAAGCAGCTGCAGGACATGGAACCTATAAGCATGTTACCCTCAAATCAAAGGTTGGTTTGCACATCAAGACTACATTCCAAGTCCGAtcgggaattttttcttttgtctcgTTGTTGTGACACATCTCATCAAGTCTGCGTGGTTCTGAAGATGTTCCAGTCTTTCACTGTTAGTTAACAAGAATATAAATTGTTGTCTTTAAATGGTTCTGTTAGAGAGCTACTTTCATTTGAAATGTGggatcatttatttttgatttatcaATCTACAGCGTTATTACATTGGCATTCCATTCAATGTGCTCCGAGAATTTAATCTATTGCAGAGTTACAAAGCTTGAAATTTACTCCATGTTCAGTATTCTTAAGTATTAGTCAGTTCTGAAGATGAGTAATGGCGTGTGGAATATTCGCATATTCAATTGTCTCATACCCAAGATACATGATCGAGCATTTTCTTAACCTCGAGTCAAAgttaaaatcaaatcaaagttGTAAGTTTGGTGAGCGGAGCGATATCCGGGGCAATGACTCatatttttggggaaaaaagctCATAGATCTTGATGACATCAGCATGCAGTTATGCTCTGACACTGGGTAAATCTGCACCACTAACGACAATTTAGTGCTGCAggttaaaagaaataatagcgAAAGACCATCTTCTTGCAGAATATCACTAAACATGTGTATTTCCTAAAAATGGTGGCTTCTAGCTAAAGCATGCCACCTGTTGTTCAAATACCAACATGGAAGTCGATCTAATACCATACCATGCATCCCTCAAATGGTGTTTgcatcaaaatttcatttcatttcttcgaatCAAGACCCAAGTGAAACctgcggctgcgctcgaagcggcgaggTGAAACCAGCCGCTGTGtgcgatcgaagtgggacGATCGCTAGCTCTTCTCGGACTCCAGAgatgagcgcagccgcttacttACCTCCAAATATACATTCGTACATCTCCACACATACTTCTCAAATTATACTTTGCGCATGTCTTGAATTTAGAACTGTCAGGTCACATAGATGGAATGCTTTGGATAGAAATTTGATGATTATGTGTTTGTTGCGCTGCACTGGTTCACTCTATAGGTGTCAATGATTGGTCCATcgcgtttgtttttttttttcactaaaatatGTTCGAATTTTCCAGTTAgtcccagaagaaaaaatggatgatgatataaagaaagaaaaacccgATGAAGCAGAAGACTCATagcaattattttattgttattactactGCTACTTTTAAGTCGTTATTCAATTTACATTCTTTGTTACGAATTTCGAACTTATTGTTTCGTTGTTGTTATGATTGCCGataaaatctttttcatcAATGTGATCGTATTCCGTGTTATGTTCCTTATAACATAGTTGCTTGCGATGCATATGTAccttttgtaattttatgttGTCACTTTGAGTGCATGTGAATAGTCCCACATCTTAGTGAATGTTCTCTTTACTACGACGTACGTCCGTTGCTTTATCACTTTTGAATCCAAGAAGATATCTTCACGCTCAGTCTCTCACACGTATATACGAATTGGCTCGAGAGGTTAGTGTTTTCAGCTCTGCAATTATATATACCTTTGTCTGTATGATTTTCCTTTTGTCTCGGCGTTTTTGGAGCTGTGATCCGGATACAATTAGCTACTGCATTCAAATTCAACTTCCTGTGGTCGGTAATAAGCAAGAGGATTCGTTGCGAAATAGATTAATAACGTTATTAGATTAGAATACGAACACCTATGGATTGTAGTAGTATGAAACAGCATACTGTTTTAATTCACTAGAGGAACCTTTAGTATTCTTTAGCACAACATGTCTCGAATGTCGCATGAAAAGAATACCACTTTCGTTAGTGAAACGAGAAAGCAAATGACACAgttctggagaaattttctttaaatgcgGAGTATCACAACACTGACGTAGTACAGAAACCTCAGAGAACTCGTGGAATTCGGTTTTACGGTACCCAACGTGGCTCCGTTCAACTTcacctaatcgtcctgaaaaaacgGTGTGTGAGCGGCATTcgtccctacgaggcacgttagaacacgtCCAGATATACACGTTCAGGTCCCCTCAGCACcacattcattggtttcacttgaatgggCTGGTAACGAGGAATTTTCGTGGACGCGTCGCGTACACAGGGTTGTGCCTATGCGTTCCAACttacttcgtaggaaagaaccggtcttccaagccgtttttttttcacgacgattggGGGAAGAGGGGTTGAGCATAGTCACACTGGATTCCGTTATTTACAACCCAAACTATATCGTTTCCCTGGAATTTCCGTACTACgtcgatttcgtgatacgctgtcacTAATGAATGCTGTTTGAAACGTTGCGGTATCAAGCCAACGAGCACAATACAACACATAAACCCTTGGGGAATGAGAGAAATTCGGTGGgaaaagagaatatttttatatcattCCCAAGAATTCCCGTTGTCACAAATTATCATAAAAATCGAGAATTTTTATGAGAAATCATgggagtttgaaaaaaaaaactacatatcGCTTTTATATATTCTAAGCGCTGAAAACCGAAATTTCTTACTAAAACAATTGTTTAGCCTATGCCGTGGATGATAGCTCCATTAATATTTGTGATCTAcgcatttgtatttttttacgcCTTCTCTTATTTCCTTCCAGGCATGTGCAAATGTCAGCATAGTCCCAAGAGTCGATCCTCGTGCCGTTTTCGTCAACAACGAACTTGATTTGGGCTCGATAGATGTGAGACATTTCTTTACTGCTTGATTTAGTGTTGGCATTCATGTACATtgtatttcatattattctGGATGATAAAGAGTAATTGCAGAGTTTACATGAGTAACTGAGAACACTTTAATTATTCCCTCATTCGTTTATCAGTTCAGTCAAGCTTAATTTgttttgagaggatatatcacaaatgatctgactttccaggctctgacgaaggcgacgacgccgaaacgttagccgtaataaagtttgttaacaatcttggttgttgctaaattggactatcgacataatttgtttttcttcttttcttctctcgtttatatatttcttctgaaaaaaaacttaacagAACTGAATTTGCTAATGACTAAAGTATAATAACTGATTCATTCCAGGTGTACGGTTTCGACTACGACTATACTCTTGCTGTGTACACCCGTGACCTCAACGAGCTCATCTACGATTTAGCTCTTCGTCGACTCATTTCACAATTCAAGGTAATCACTGTTCTCTTTGTGAATAGCTtcgaagtcgaaaaaaaaaagagaaactatTCTTTCTTAGTCTGCATTTCACACATAGAAACTATAGTAATCGCCGATCGGCTTCGTTTGAGGCAAATGAAACCGATCGGCGGGAGGGAAGATGGTAAAACAAGCCGACAGTGTGAGCTGAAaacatctattatttattttattttattactattattttatttattcgcagcTGCTGCACCGCACTCATCCGGCTGGGCATACTCTGCGCAGGATGAGTGCGGTGAATATGTTATATATCCTGAATTTTGTGGAGATTGTAAAACTCTGACATTTAATATATCTTCACTTATCCACTCCTTGTCCCTCACGCATAAACTGCACGTAGAGTGCTTTAATGGTTAGCATTAGTTTCAAAACgtcttgcttcatttttttgtgtgttaAAAAACGATGATGATCTTATTACATCATCAACATGAtaatttcaagagaaaaaaatttgttgacaTAAATATAACTGTTTATCATTTTAAGCTGAACAAGAGCTTCATTCACTTTGCCTTGTTTATAAATATCATTTTCGCAAATAACTTTCTGCTTTCCTAAGTATCCGTCGGGTCTCCTGAATATCCCTTATGACCGTGAATTCTCTATTCGTGGATTGCACTTCGACATTCAAAGCTGTTGTCTTCTAAAGGTGGAcgctttttctcaaattcaaGAAGGTTCGCCATCTTTGTATTATCTATTCTTATATGTAAAAGATCACAGACACATATTAGGTCTGCTTCTATTTTTAGGAGCTGTATATAGAGGTAGAAGAAGGTTGTCTGACGAAGAAGTGAAAGCGTTATTCCCTGGTTTTAATGTCCCAGAGATTAAAGGTGATATTTGAtagtttttaaatgaatatgTCCTCTCATAGCTTAATATTTTATGTTTAAGGCCGACAAATGCCACAACTAGTAGATCTATTCTCGCTTCCATGGGCTGGACTCCTTTCTACCGTAGTACATTACTGCGACTTACACAATATTGTGTTCGATCCAAAATGTTTATATGACGATTTAGCGgtaagcgaaaaaaatcccGAGGTTTCTTCTCGATTTTATCGACGAGCTATCCAACAGGCTGGATACATGTTTGATATCTTACAAAACAGTTGAATAGATCTGAGAGCATACTCTACGAACGGTGAGGAACAGAAGAATTATAAATTTTAGCTCCCGACTCATAATATATTTTGCAGTACAGATGAAAATCCCAATTTCTTAGCACTTTTAAGTTACCGTACCACGAAACTGCCGTAGTGTGGAGACCttatggaaaatatagagctTGAGGCATTCAAATGTATGCGCAGCCCCATTCAGGGTCTCCCTAATCGCTctaaaaaaacggtgtgggcaCAGTATTTGCTcccacgaggtacgttagaacacacTCCTTTGTAGATGCTCCAGTCCTCTTACCagcctatttattggtttcgCTTGAAGAGGcagctgaggagacctcattgatcctcgaccgctcgcacgtgggtgcggcgcgtgcacaattgTGACGGGTCCTTACGCACCTGATAAGAAAGAACGTCGTTCTCcacgctgcttttttttaaggacgaTTAGAGGAAACTGAACGGAACGCCGtttatattcgtaatctacaccccgaacttcATATTTCCATGAATTCTCCACATCACATTAATTTTGTGATGCGCTACCTTTGAGCTTTATGACTTTGTTTCCAAATTCATTCTTAGTCGATGCTTATGTGCTTCGCGCAGTAAGTACTAATAGTATTTATATGTTTCATTCCAGGAATGTGTTAAACAAGTACACGTTAGCGGAGAAATGTATCAAAAAGTTTCCGAGAATCTGGAAGTCTATATCCATCGAAATGAAGGGCTAAAAAATTACCTCGAGCTATTGCAATCTTCTGGAAAGGAGCTATTTGTCGTCACAAACAGTCCTTTTACGTTTATGTATGTGAAGATGTCG
Coding sequences within it:
- a CDS encoding hypothetical protein (NECATOR_CHRIV.G13784.T2), whose translation is MPSNSQRKHTISNKVRKRPGKDLDQIHEDLKPNKAAKLLRQEVDFDLPGDGQFYCIECERYFIDGKTRSDHRKSKLHKNRVRSLKEVPYSMKEAEAAAGHGTYKHVTLKSKLVPEEKMDDDIKKEKPDEAEDS
- a CDS encoding hypothetical protein (NECATOR_CHRIV.G13785.T1) — encoded protein: MFSLLRRTSVALSLLNPRRYLHAQSLTRIYELAREACANVSIVPRVDPRAVFVNNELDLGSIDVYGFDYDYTLAVYTRDLNELIYDLALRRLISQFKYPSGLLNIPYDREFSIRGLHFDIQSCCLLKVDAFSQIQEGAVYRGRRRLSDEEVKALFPGFNVPEIKGRQMPQLVDLFSLPWAGLLSTVVHYCDLHNIVFDPKCLYDDLAECVKQVHVSGEMYQKVSENLEVYIHRNEGLKNYLELLQSSGKELFVVTNSPFTFINVGMTYMLGSDWRKYFKYVVVSAKKPGFFHGREPFRLYDPEQNVVKFVKVSRLEEGMVYCGGNIDDLSNRAGFIGKGVLYFGDHIYTDLADPVLRLGWRTAAVVPELAREIRIQNDDVYRRNIQWLEMLTAIIEEYQAGAQEDPESTEIISKWRNERSRLREGAKSLFNPQFGSLFRTFHNMTHFSRRLNRLSDVYTSRVPNMLKYDLNHCFFPRRNALPHENLHSVPINTECILDEVRQKEKVYRETEHI